TGTCAGGACTTACCCCGGCATGATCAAATGCAAACATCTTGCCCGTCCTACCAAAACCAGTAGCGATCTCATCGGCGATAAGAAGCACGTCGTAAGCGTCGCAAATTTCACGAAGCTTTTTAAGATAAAGCGCAGGGTAAATTCTCATGCCAGCAGCACCTTGCACTAGCGGCTCGATAATGATGGCGACCGTTTCATGCCCGTGTTTTTCAAACTCCTCTTTTGCGTGACAAAAGCACTCGCAAGAGCAGCTTTGACGAGTTAGACCAAATTCGCAACGATAACAATCAGGCGACTTTATACGTATCACATCCATTAACATAGGTTTATAAATTTTTGCATACAAGTCCATAGTTCCCACGCTTAATGCACCTATAGTTTCTCCGTGATATCCCTCCTCAAGGCACATAAAACGGGTTTTGTTTGGTTTACCCGTTTGGTAATGATACTGAAAGGCCATCTTAAGTGCGCTCTCGACAGCCGAGCTCCCGTTATCGCTGAAATTTAACTTCACAAGCCCTTTTGGCAAAATTTCAACAAGTCGTGATGATAAATTTATCGCGCTTTCGTGAGTAAAATTTGCAAATATCACGTGCTCAAGCCTATCAAGTTGCACTTTAATTGCTTCATTTATGCGCTCGTTTGAGTGTCCTAAAAGGTTGCACCACCAAGAACTTATGATGTCAATATACCTCTTATCGTATTCGTCGTATAAAAATACACCCTTTGCTCTTTTTATAACTATGGGAGGCAAGCTTTCGTAGTCATGCATTTGCGAGCAAGGATGCCAGATGTATTTTAGGTCAAGTTTAGCTAGTTCACTCATATACCGCCGCCAATTTTTTAGAATTTATACAGTTTTCTTGCCCTTGTTTTGTGATGGTAAAAAGCACCGGAAGAGCGCAAAGCTCTTGTATCATAAATTTATTATCGATATGGATTTGGTTGCTTTCGTCAAATTTATTTAGCACAAAGCCCTTTTGCTCTATGCCCTCTTCGCGCAGGTATTTACTTGTTAGCACTGCCGCATTGATGCCGCCAAGTCCTGCATCGGCAACGATTAACACGGGACATTTTAAAGCTTTTATGAGATCTACTTGCATGATCTTAACTTCGTCGTATCTAAGCGGACAGATAGCACCGCCGCAACCCTCTATATTTAGATACTCATACTCGTTTTTTAGTTCATCAAATTTAGCTAAAATTTTATTTAGCTCAGGCGGATTGCCCTCAAATTTGGCAGCTAAGTGCGGAGAAAAAGCTCTTTCATATACGTAAACATTCATGCTTGTTACATCTTGCTTGGTGCCTGAGATCTCTTTTACAAATTTAACATCACCTACTTCAAGCTCACCGCTAGGTGTGCGTAAATTTCCGCTTGCAAGAGGTTTAAAATACCCCGCCTTATAACCCTCTTTAAGCAAAGCCTTTGTTATAAGTCCGCTCACGTAGGTCTTACCTACATCCGTTGCCGTGCCTGTTATAAATAAATTTTTACTCATTTTTAGCCTCTTTAGACTTTAAAAACCAAAATTCTATCAAAAACGTCTTAAAATTTTAAATTTAACCCGTGCTAAATAAAGATGTGATAAAATCGGCAAAATTTAAAAGGACGATATTGAAAGAAATTCTCATAACAAACGATGATGGATTTGAAGCAAGAGGGCTTCATGAGCTTGCTCTTGAGCTTAAAAAACTTCCTGACGTAAATGTAACCATAGTAGCGCCAAGTGCCGAAAAATCAGCCTGCGCACACTCTCTAACCCTCACAAAACCACTTAGATTTATAAAACTTGATGATGGATTTTTCAAGCTTGACGACGCAACGCCTAGCGACTGCGTATATCTTGCACTTCATGCACTTTATGCCAAAAAACCAGACCTCATAATCTCAGGCATAAACCACGGAGCAAATTTAGGAGAGGACATAACATACTCTGGAACGTGCGGTGCAGCCATGGAAGGGGTTTTGCAAGGTGTTAAAAGTATCGCATTTTCACAGTTTTATCAAAACGATAGCATAGACGTTTTAGGCTTTGACCTTGCAAGAGAAGTGGTAAAATTTATCGTTTCAAAGGTATTAAATGATGAAATTTCGCTTCCTCCAAGACAGTTTTTAAATGTAAATATCCCTGCCGTAAGCTCTAAGAATTTCAAAGGTTACGCTGTCGTTCCGGTTGGAAACCGCACCTATGCAACAAGTGCCAGTCTAAATCGCAACCCACGAGGAGTGGAGTATTACTGGCTTGGAAACGCCGCGCTTGATTATATAGACAGCACTCAAAAAACCGACCTAAGCGAGATAAATGCAGGTTTTGCAACCATAACTCCAATCATGCTTGATATGACGGCACACGATAGCCTAGAACACTTAAGAGCAAATTTAAATGTTTAAGCAAGGACAAAAATGGACAAGATAGATAGATTTACTCGCTCAAGATGGCTCTTTGGTGATGACTTTGAGAAGTTAAAAAATGCTAAAATTTTAATTTGTGGGGTTGGCGGAGTTGGCGGTATATGCGTTGACGCGCTATCTCGCGCTGGAGTTGGCAAGATAGTTATCATCGATAAAGATACCTTTGATATAACAAATCAAAACAGACAAATTTACAGCGAGGCTACAGGCGCTATAAAAGTAGATGAATTTAAAAAACGCTACGAATGCATAGAGGCGATAAATGAGCTTATCACGCCCGAATTTATACAAAATTTTGACTTTAGCGAATTTGACCTTGTTATAGACGCTATTGATGATATGAGCGCAAAAGTCGCCCTAGCGCTAAAGGTTGGCGATAAACTGATCGCTTCGATGGGAGGGGGCAAACGGATAGATGCCACAAAGGTTAAAGTAGCTTCGATTTGGAAAACAAGCGTTGATGCTTTGGCTAGAAAATACCGCTACGAGCTTAGGAAAGCCGGGTTTAACGGGGATTTTGAAGTGGTCTTTTCAACCGAAGAGCCGCGTTGTAAATCACTTGGAAGTTTTATGGGTGTTACGGCGGTTTTTGGACTAAATTTAGCCTCTCTCGCCGTTAGAAAAATTTTATCAAAAGCCTAATTACTCGAGTAAGTTTCCAGCCGGTGCATCAAATTTAACATCCTTTGGCTCATCGACAAAGGGTGGTCCTTTTGTTAAAAGGATGGTGATCTCAGACGCAACTTTTGGCTCCATTTTAGCCATAACGGTTGAAATCTTTTTAGGCTCTAAAGCATACATTATCGTTGCAGCCTGAGCCCTACTCATCTGCGATAAAACATCGGCTGCAGACTGATCTTTCATCTTTGCATAAGACTCGCTTACTTTATCCGTAGTCATCGTGCGAAGCTCTTTTAAAATTTCCTCGTTTTGTGCAACTCTTTCATCGATCTCTCTACGTTTTTGATCAACTACTCTCATGGTGGCATTTATGTCCGCTTCTTTTTTGCTAAGTTTTGCCATGGAGCTTTCATAAGCAGCTTGCGTGCTAGCGCGAAACGCCTCAAGAGCCTGGCGCTCCTCATCTATACGCTCAACCTCTTTTAAAATTTCAGCCTTTCTAGCTTCAAAAATTTGTGTGCAATCAACAGGAATATCATAAGCAAAAGTAAATTTCAGACTAACAAAAACTACAAATAAAATCCTAAGCATCAACAACCTCTTTAATAGCCTCGTTTGACCTAGATGCAAATTTCATCACGGCAAACTCATCAAGAGCCGCACTTTGCTCTCTTTGAACTCTTTTTATCTCGGTCTTAAAGTCTTCTTGCTCAAGGTATTTCATTTTTTCATAGTCCAAACTCGCGTTTTTATGCTGGTGGTTTAGATGGATGAGCTCTTTCTTGGCTAGCTCCAAGCGCTCTTTTAGCCCCTTAAGCTCATCTCGCATTATCTTTAAAAGCTCTAAATTTTGTCTCAAGTCGCTTGCGCTACCACTTCTTGGCATGTCAAATTTACTTAATGTTTGAGTAGCAAACAATACGTTGTTCTCGCATGTAACGATATTTGACCTAGCCAGGACAAGTTTGGCTTCGATCTTGTCTAAAACCTGTTTTTTAACGCGAACGACTTGAGTAAATTTACTTTTCATCTGATGATAGTGTCGCTTCTTTCAGGGCTTGTAGAGATAAGTCCTACTTTAACACCCGTTAATGCCTCTATACGCTCGATATAAGCTATCGCATTTTTTGGAAGGTCTTCATATCTTGATATACCCTTAACACTGTCCCAGCCCTCAAGCTCTTCATATATCGGAGTTGCGTTTTCAAGATCTGTCGGAACATAGTCGATAGTTTCGCCGTTATATTGATATGCTTTGCAAATTTTAACAGTTTCAAATCCATCAAGCACGTCAAGTTTCATAAGTGCAAATTTATCTACGGCGTTTAGTCTTGCAGAGTATTTTACACTAACGGCGTCAAACCAACCGCAGCGCCTTCTACGACCGGTTGTAGTGCCAAATTCCTTGCCGATATCACACATATCATCTCCGGCTTTTGTCTTATCCTCGGTAGGAAACGGTCCAAAGCCAACTCTTGTCGTATAAGCCTTTATAACTCCTACAACATCGCCTATCTCTTTTGGGTTTAGTCCAAGTCCCGTGCAAGCGCCGGCACTTATAGTGTTTGAGCTAGTTACGTAAGGATATGTTCCGTGATCAATATCAAGAAGAGTTCCTTGAGCGCCCTCTAATAAAATTTTCTTACCTTCATCGATCGCTTGCCATATAATGCGGGTTGTGTTTGCGATATACGGCTCAAGCACCTCTTTGTATCTTTTTAACTCTTCCAAAAGCTCTTGTCTATCAGGAGTTTTGATACCAAGTGCGTCAAACACGTCTTTGTTTGCCTTAAAATCACGCATAAGCGCCTCACAAAGAGCATCCGGATCTCTTAGCTCACCAACCCTATGTCCCGTGCGGCTTATCTTATCGGCATAAGTAGGTCCGATGCCTTTACCTGTAGTTCCGATAGCCTTATCGCCTTTTAGACGCTCTTTTGCTTGATCGATTAGTCCGTGATGAGCTAAATTTAAATGTGCCTTATCACTTATGTAAAGTCTTCCTTCAAGTTCGTCAAATTGCGCCATTTCGCTTATCAAAACTTCAGGGCTTACAACAACGCCGTTGCCTATTATGTTTATGATATTTTTATGCAAAATTCCGCTTGGCATAAGGTGAAGAGCGTATCTTACGCCATCTACCCAGATCGTATGACCGGCGTTGTGACCGCCTTGAGAGCGACAAACCATATCGTAAGTTTGTGATAGCATATCAACTATCTTACCCTTACCTTCATCTCCCCATTGGATACCGACAACCAAATCAGCTTTTCTCATTTTCCGTCCTTTTTAATCAATTAATTGTTCTATCAATGCATCAGTATAAACAGCAAAGCCACTACTTTGAGCGCCGTCTATTTCGTAGTTTCCACCGCCGGCAAGTATCGAATTTTGGCTTAAAAACCTAAAGAATAACTTATCATAATATCTCATTTTTGAATAATATAGCGGAACTATTCTTAAATTTTCATATTCCGAAGCCTTTGCAAGTTCTTTTAAATTTGTAAGCGGCTTTACAAGCTCTTTTGGCACAATTTTACTTACCTCGTCGATCTCTTCGGGTGATTTTAAAAGAGCTAGGCGATTTAACCAATCAACATCTTGAGCCAAAATTTGCTCTATCTGCCCGCGCTCAAAAACATCTATGGATAAATTTAAAATTTCACATATCGTATGAGGAATTTCTATGTTGCTTACTTGTAATACCGGCTTTAGCCCAAGCTCGCCTAAAAGTTTCGCAACGATCTTTAAGCTGATAGAAAGGTCACTTTCTCCGATAAGTTCAGCACCTATTTGATAAATTTCAGAGCTTGGATATCGAAAAACAGGCTGTATATAAAACCATTTCTTGCCTTTATCGCTTTTTAGCCTTCGAAGCGCTATGCGCACTACGTCTACGGTGCTATCTGCACGCAGACTTATTTGGTGGTTGGCATGATCGCTAAATCTTAAAAGCTGTGTTGCATTTACGCTTAAGTGCTGGTGATAAGAGAAAAAGGGCGTTACCATCTCACTAAAGCCTTCATCGGTCAAAATTTCACTTGCCTTTTGCTCTATCTCTCTCTTTACTTTTGCGCTTTTACCAAAATAAAGTCTACTTCCGATAGGAATTTCATGTTCATAGACATTTAAATTTTGTGTGTTTTCTCTCATTGCTTCCTCGTTTATAAATTTAAGTTCTCATCACATATTAAGCTTACTTCTTGAGCCAGTTGTATGGCGCTGGCTTCGTCGTTTGCTTCAAGCGCCGATATGAGTTTTTCTCTAATATCCATATAAATTTCATTTGTAGCTTTTAGTTTTTTGCTTATATCATCTTTTAAGATATCAAACTCAAAGTCACCCCTTATCGTCTCATCGCCAGTTAAATATAAGATGATATCGTTTGCATAACTTTTTAACTCAATATAATCCCTTAATCTTTCAAACTC
This is a stretch of genomic DNA from Campylobacter sp. RM6914. It encodes these proteins:
- a CDS encoding adenylosuccinate synthase; translation: MRKADLVVGIQWGDEGKGKIVDMLSQTYDMVCRSQGGHNAGHTIWVDGVRYALHLMPSGILHKNIINIIGNGVVVSPEVLISEMAQFDELEGRLYISDKAHLNLAHHGLIDQAKERLKGDKAIGTTGKGIGPTYADKISRTGHRVGELRDPDALCEALMRDFKANKDVFDALGIKTPDRQELLEELKRYKEVLEPYIANTTRIIWQAIDEGKKILLEGAQGTLLDIDHGTYPYVTSSNTISAGACTGLGLNPKEIGDVVGVIKAYTTRVGFGPFPTEDKTKAGDDMCDIGKEFGTTTGRRRRCGWFDAVSVKYSARLNAVDKFALMKLDVLDGFETVKICKAYQYNGETIDYVPTDLENATPIYEELEGWDSVKGISRYEDLPKNAIAYIERIEALTGVKVGLISTSPERSDTIIR
- the surE gene encoding 5'/3'-nucleotidase SurE, coding for MKEILITNDDGFEARGLHELALELKKLPDVNVTIVAPSAEKSACAHSLTLTKPLRFIKLDDGFFKLDDATPSDCVYLALHALYAKKPDLIISGINHGANLGEDITYSGTCGAAMEGVLQGVKSIAFSQFYQNDSIDVLGFDLAREVVKFIVSKVLNDEISLPPRQFLNVNIPAVSSKNFKGYAVVPVGNRTYATSASLNRNPRGVEYYWLGNAALDYIDSTQKTDLSEINAGFATITPIMLDMTAHDSLEHLRANLNV
- the bioD gene encoding dethiobiotin synthase; amino-acid sequence: MSKNLFITGTATDVGKTYVSGLITKALLKEGYKAGYFKPLASGNLRTPSGELEVGDVKFVKEISGTKQDVTSMNVYVYERAFSPHLAAKFEGNPPELNKILAKFDELKNEYEYLNIEGCGGAICPLRYDEVKIMQVDLIKALKCPVLIVADAGLGGINAAVLTSKYLREEGIEQKGFVLNKFDESNQIHIDNKFMIQELCALPVLFTITKQGQENCINSKKLAAVYE
- the bioA gene encoding adenosylmethionine--8-amino-7-oxononanoate transaminase, giving the protein MSELAKLDLKYIWHPCSQMHDYESLPPIVIKRAKGVFLYDEYDKRYIDIISSWWCNLLGHSNERINEAIKVQLDRLEHVIFANFTHESAINLSSRLVEILPKGLVKLNFSDNGSSAVESALKMAFQYHYQTGKPNKTRFMCLEEGYHGETIGALSVGTMDLYAKIYKPMLMDVIRIKSPDCYRCEFGLTRQSCSCECFCHAKEEFEKHGHETVAIIIEPLVQGAAGMRIYPALYLKKLREICDAYDVLLIADEIATGFGRTGKMFAFDHAGVSPDIMTLSKGLTGGYMPMSITATTQKIYDAFYAPYSEGKAFMHSHTYSGNPLGCAAALAVLDIIENDDVLTRANKTAKFLNETLSKVLLGHKNVGEIRQIGLINAIELVEDKSLKQAFKASRRVGYEIYKKALKNGLLLRPLGDVIYFNPPLNITQEECEKAMALCEKSIREILG
- a CDS encoding flagellar export protein FliJ; amino-acid sequence: MKSKFTQVVRVKKQVLDKIEAKLVLARSNIVTCENNVLFATQTLSKFDMPRSGSASDLRQNLELLKIMRDELKGLKERLELAKKELIHLNHQHKNASLDYEKMKYLEQEDFKTEIKRVQREQSAALDEFAVMKFASRSNEAIKEVVDA
- a CDS encoding MotE family protein; its protein translation is MLRILFVVFVSLKFTFAYDIPVDCTQIFEARKAEILKEVERIDEERQALEAFRASTQAAYESSMAKLSKKEADINATMRVVDQKRREIDERVAQNEEILKELRTMTTDKVSESYAKMKDQSAADVLSQMSRAQAATIMYALEPKKISTVMAKMEPKVASEITILLTKGPPFVDEPKDVKFDAPAGNLLE
- a CDS encoding tRNA threonylcarbamoyladenosine dehydratase; protein product: MDKIDRFTRSRWLFGDDFEKLKNAKILICGVGGVGGICVDALSRAGVGKIVIIDKDTFDITNQNRQIYSEATGAIKVDEFKKRYECIEAINELITPEFIQNFDFSEFDLVIDAIDDMSAKVALALKVGDKLIASMGGGKRIDATKVKVASIWKTSVDALARKYRYELRKAGFNGDFEVVFSTEEPRCKSLGSFMGVTAVFGLNLASLAVRKILSKA
- a CDS encoding ATP phosphoribosyltransferase regulatory subunit, which produces MRENTQNLNVYEHEIPIGSRLYFGKSAKVKREIEQKASEILTDEGFSEMVTPFFSYHQHLSVNATQLLRFSDHANHQISLRADSTVDVVRIALRRLKSDKGKKWFYIQPVFRYPSSEIYQIGAELIGESDLSISLKIVAKLLGELGLKPVLQVSNIEIPHTICEILNLSIDVFERGQIEQILAQDVDWLNRLALLKSPEEIDEVSKIVPKELVKPLTNLKELAKASEYENLRIVPLYYSKMRYYDKLFFRFLSQNSILAGGGNYEIDGAQSSGFAVYTDALIEQLID